AGGTTCAGGTCGGGTGCGCTTGGCACACCGCGCACACCAGCTGGTGCGAGACGGCGACCGTTGACGAGAACGAGCGTACGGCCAGCATCGAGACCGCGAAGCGAAGCGGTTGCAGAACCTGGGCCGCTGTCGGTGATCAGACCAGCGGAGGTCGAAACACCCGTGGTAACCTGCTGACCCTGAACAACGGTGGTCTGGCTCAGAAGGTCAGACGCATCAACGAGACCGAGGTCGCGAGCTGTGTCACCATCGATGACCTGAAGCGGGGAAACGCTCGTGTACTCGTCGCGAGCAAGACGCGAACCGGTGACAACAACACGCTCCTGGCGTGCTTCGTCTTCGGCTTCGACTTCTTCGATGACGATGACATCAGAATCTTCGTCTTCCGCATCATTGTCCTGCGCGAACGCAGCACCTGCCCACATAGCGCTGGCCGCAGTTGCGATCAGCGTAGTGGTGAGCAGCTTCCTTTTCCAAATATCTTGGGTCAAATTGACCTCCTCCAAAAGCGCGTGTCCGGATTGCGGGTGCAATTCCGGCGCTTACCCTGACTAATAAGACTGATCGACGCCCGAACAGCCCTGCAGCGACGCTAATCGCGCGAATCTTTAAAGGTCAACGCAATTATGACACTTTCGTCATCGTTCGGTGTGAGTGGTCGTCGGACTGTGTCGCAGGGGTCACAGAATTCCCTGCTCGGATGATTCAACGCAATCAGGATGCGCCAATATGCGAATTAGACCGGCAAATTTTTCGCTGGGGTCGCCAACACGTGGATGACATTGCTTCGCCCGGGAGTAGAGCTGTCTTCAGCGCCCGGTTTTATGTCAAATCTGGCAATGGTGCCAGCGAGGAAGGCTTCCCGTATTGCAAGCCATCAGGGGATGGTGCCGCGAGACAGAATTGAACTGTCGACCTCGTCATTACCAATGACGCGCTCTACCACTGAGCTACCGCGGCAATTGATGCTTGCGAGCGGTGCCCTTAGCTTATGCGGGCAATGAAGAAAAGACCGTTTCAGACATGGAGCTGAAGAAATGGCAGCAAAGGAAACCGCGACCGAACGCGAAGCTCGTCTGAAGGCGGCGCTGCGGGACAATCTGAAACGTCGCAAGCAGGCGGCGCGAAAGGCGAAGCAGGGTGATGAGCCTGAGGATGGCGCGGCAGACAAGCGCGGTGAGTGACGAGGTATACGCAGGGCGCGGCTGCGCTGTGTACAGAAATCTGCTCATTCCCGCCTTTCCGGCGCCCAGAACAGTCTTATAAGTCCTGCGCATGGACAGTCTAAAAATCATTGGCGGACAACCGCTTTCCGGTGAGATCCCGATCTCAGGTGCGAAGAACTCTGCGCTGAAGCTTATGGCGGCCTGCCTGCTGACGGCAGAACCGGTGACGCTCACCAATATGCCGAACCTCGCTGACACGCGTTTCCTGTCGCAATTGCTACAGACGCTGGGCGTCGAGGTCTATTGGCCGAAGGGCGATTCGGAGTGCCGTCTGAACGCTGAAAACCTGACATCGACGATCGCGCCCTATGAGCAGGTCCGCAAGATGCGGGCGAGTTTCAACGTGCTCGGGCCGATGCTGGCGCGCTATGGCCATGCGACCGTGTCGCTGCCGGGCGGCTGCGCCATCGGTGCGCGCCCTGTCGATCTTCACCTGCAGGCGTTCGAGGCGATGGGCGCGGACCTTCTGGTCGAGCAGGGCTATGTAAAAGCGGCCGCAATCCACGGGCTGAAAGGCGCACAGATCGTCTTTCCTTTCGTTTCTGTTGGCGCGACCGAGCATGCCATGCTGGCAGCAACGCTCGCCAAGGGTGAGACCGTGCTTGAGAATGCCGCGCGGGAGCCTGAGATCGCAGACCTTGCCGATTGCCTCATTTCCATGGGCGCAAAGATTGAGGGCGCCGGATCCTCGACCATCACGATCCAGGGCGTCGATGAACTACACGGTACGCATCACAAGGTCATGTCTGACCGGATCGAAGCGGGCACTTATGCCATGGCGGTCGCAGCTGCGGGTGGGCATGTGACGCTGACCAATGCCCCCGTCGGCGCGCTGAGCGC
This genomic interval from Thalassovita mediterranea contains the following:
- the murA gene encoding UDP-N-acetylglucosamine 1-carboxyvinyltransferase, with the translated sequence MDSLKIIGGQPLSGEIPISGAKNSALKLMAACLLTAEPVTLTNMPNLADTRFLSQLLQTLGVEVYWPKGDSECRLNAENLTSTIAPYEQVRKMRASFNVLGPMLARYGHATVSLPGGCAIGARPVDLHLQAFEAMGADLLVEQGYVKAAAIHGLKGAQIVFPFVSVGATEHAMLAATLAKGETVLENAAREPEIADLADCLISMGAKIEGAGSSTITIQGVDELHGTHHKVMSDRIEAGTYAMAVAAAGGHVTLTNAPVGALSALNHALRNAGVKVEADKDAGTIEIETTGQPLAAVNVDTAPHPGFPTDLQAQFMALMSVARGTSIIRENIFENRFMHAPELSRLGANIAVRGSEAIVTGVEKLKGAPVMATDLRASVSLVIAGLAAQGETTVSRIYHLDRGFERLEEKLSAVGANIRRTSEEDEG